One genomic region from Populus nigra chromosome 8, ddPopNigr1.1, whole genome shotgun sequence encodes:
- the LOC133701285 gene encoding zinc-finger homeodomain protein 4-like, whose amino-acid sequence MELSSREGEIPIPLNAFGGGHGHLIQYDHAATHNHIISSTAPQIPSNNGPSITTASIDDNHVPYKKMVRYRECLKNHAAAMGGNATDGCGEFMPSGEEGSIEALTCSACNCHRNFHRREIEGEHTSCGDCYHNNPHFNRVERKVILGHHTSILAPGALGYPTATGTPVPSRAAAPYHQMIMSYNMGSLPSESDEQEDGGGVVMARPAQLMKKRYRTKFTQEQKEKMLNFAEKVGWKLQKQEETVVQQFCQEIGIKRRVLKVWMHNNKLNLAKMNPSTTTT is encoded by the coding sequence ATGGAACTTTCAAGTCGTGAGGGGGAGATCCCCATTCCATTAAATGCATTTGGCGGGGGTCATGGGCACTTGATCCAATACGATCATGCTGCAACCCACAACCACATCATCTCTTCCACGGCACCCCAAATCCCCTCCAACAATGGCCCTTCCATAACCACAGCAAGTATAGATGATAATCATGTGCCTTACAAGAAAATGGTTAGGTACAGAGAATGCCTCAAGAACCATGCAGCTGCCATGGGAGGCAATGCCACTGATGGGTGCGGTGAGTTCATGCCTAGTGGTGAAGAGGGTAGCATAGAAGCTCTCACTTGCTCAGCCTGCAATTGTCACAGAAACTTTCACAGAAGAGAAATTGAAGGTGAACACACCTCATGTGGAGATTGCTACCATAATAACCCTCATTTCAACAGGGTTGAAAGGAAAGTTATTTTAGGCCACCACACGAGCATTTTAGCTCCTGGAGCTTTAGGGTACCCTACAGCCACTGGTACTCCAGTACCCTCAAGAGCAGCAGCACCCTACCATCAAATGATAATGTCTTACAACATGGGGTCGCTTCCTTCAGAATCTGATGAGCAAGAAGATGGGGGTGGAGTGGTGATGGCCCGGCCTGCACAGTTGATGAAGAAAAGGTATAGAACAAAGTTCACACAGGAACAGAAGGAGAAAATGCTCAACTTTGCAGAGAAAGTTGGGTGGAAGCTACAAAAGCAAGAAGAAACTGTAGTGCAACAGTTCTGCCAGGAGATTGGAATCAAGAGAAGAGTCCTCAAGGTTTGGATGCACAACAACAAGCTCAATCTTGCCAAAATGAACCCCTCCACCACtactacttaa